The following proteins come from a genomic window of Gimesia chilikensis:
- a CDS encoding PAS domain S-box protein encodes MCAPLAAEEACPACASGHCATSLDENAFQAEGPFVFFSKLFDTSDFPQRWYCGTWSSDNGWLHIISDIGIFGAYFAIPVILLYYMLQRKDLPFPKVIWLFAAFILFCGLGHLIEAGIFWWPVYRFSGLIKACTAVVSWITVVALISLVPAALNLPSAALLAKELQKNKDRLEFALDSGQIGIWEWDLKQNTFYGDQRTQDIFEVYGGEQEFRFQDFLNLLHPDDRRGIDDQIEDCITSGCPFNSKFRIIHADGSMHYIHAEGRVTYGDDGAPEQFIGVCHDFTESKLQENALLESEQNFRSTFEQIAIGIALVAPDGSWLRVNNGLCEIVGYDSDELMKLTFQEITHPDDLAADLYNVEQLLAGKIDSYSMEKRYLRKDGSEVWINLTVCLVRHPTGEPKHFISVVENIQERKDAAEELKQYHDQVEKLSLVASKTQHSVIISDAQGRIEWVNSAFSELTGYELAEIEGKKPGEILQGPNTDPETTAVMHDHLQQQKSVAVEIINYDRQQREYWVEVKIDPVFDEAGTLVNFIATQVDITARKQSELALRKATGQFERLLTADILGIMTCRLDGRIEQINDELLRILGYSYEDAIDNQLNWQELTPPEWAPMDLAAIEELSQTGHAKPFEKEYLRKDGTRIPVVIGVTMLDEADDLCLCFVLDVTSQKATEESLKIAKQTAEEASRAKSEFLANMSHELRTPLNGIIGMTELLGLTKLDQRQHQFVDACRTSGESLLYLINDILDFSKIEAGKLELDQQAFDLEKLMIDTVSTMAWRAAEKGLEFPYYVDPASRRMLNGDSNRLRQVLVNLIGNAVKFTEAGEVVVRVESVRTTQDQLRARFSISDTGIGISEEKIGRLFQSFSQADASTTRNYGGTGLGLAISKEIVELMGGTIGIESEPGTGSTFWFEIPFQVISDKTETSPQTSSLEGKRALIAEENQTWRQILCEYALELKLDAVAVSTFAEVQEAIEAGTQNNVAYDLVLVNSELAGPDELKLWNSSREGLPHTVLLLNSLEDQLDSEHKREVDATICKPLHRRQLLSVIDGVLNGREHGGLKTTESAEESPRKDQPVLPAVHVLIAEDQSINQMYMEELFKELGCTCETALNGLETIEAVKRSQFDLILMDCQMPEMDGFEATRQIRQLEADGILSGHIPIVALTANAVKGDREVCLQAGMDDYLSKPVQVNQIREVFARLLEQKPDSSDSSRADCDQSKQSRAESPINSQQLWERCFKNLDFANSLLNELEAVGPDRITEIQENANQRNLTGIADAAHALKGTAGILCASPLYDLSLQVEKASQNESYTDDINELIKQVVAEMQECLDSLPKLREEFQSINENAK; translated from the coding sequence ATGTGCGCGCCACTTGCGGCTGAAGAAGCCTGCCCAGCGTGTGCTTCCGGACATTGTGCAACTTCCCTGGATGAGAACGCGTTCCAGGCTGAGGGGCCCTTCGTCTTTTTCTCGAAGCTGTTCGATACCAGTGATTTCCCACAGCGCTGGTATTGCGGAACGTGGTCATCGGATAACGGCTGGTTACACATCATCTCAGATATCGGAATTTTCGGGGCCTATTTCGCGATTCCCGTGATTCTGCTGTACTACATGTTACAGCGGAAGGACCTGCCTTTTCCCAAAGTAATCTGGTTGTTTGCCGCATTCATTCTGTTTTGCGGCCTGGGACACCTGATTGAAGCCGGTATCTTCTGGTGGCCCGTCTATCGCTTCTCAGGTCTGATCAAAGCGTGCACGGCGGTCGTCTCCTGGATTACCGTGGTGGCGTTGATCAGTCTGGTTCCGGCAGCATTGAACCTGCCTTCTGCTGCGCTGCTGGCCAAAGAACTGCAGAAGAATAAAGACCGTCTGGAATTTGCATTGGATTCAGGACAGATTGGCATCTGGGAATGGGACCTGAAGCAGAATACCTTTTATGGTGATCAACGCACGCAGGATATCTTCGAGGTCTATGGGGGAGAGCAGGAGTTTCGCTTCCAGGATTTTCTGAACCTGTTGCATCCTGATGATCGCAGGGGGATCGATGATCAGATCGAAGACTGCATCACCTCCGGGTGTCCGTTCAATTCGAAGTTTCGGATCATTCATGCTGACGGTAGCATGCACTACATACACGCGGAAGGGAGAGTGACTTACGGAGACGATGGCGCCCCCGAGCAATTCATCGGAGTCTGCCACGATTTCACGGAGAGTAAACTTCAGGAGAATGCGCTCCTGGAAAGCGAACAGAATTTCCGCAGTACGTTCGAGCAGATTGCCATCGGCATTGCGCTGGTCGCCCCTGATGGCAGCTGGTTGCGAGTCAATAACGGGCTGTGTGAGATTGTTGGTTACGACAGTGATGAACTGATGAAGCTGACGTTCCAGGAGATTACGCACCCGGACGATCTGGCAGCCGACCTGTATAATGTCGAACAACTGTTAGCAGGTAAAATCGACTCCTACTCAATGGAAAAGCGGTATCTCCGCAAAGACGGCTCCGAGGTCTGGATTAACCTGACGGTCTGCCTGGTACGACATCCTACGGGAGAACCCAAGCACTTCATCTCTGTCGTCGAAAACATTCAGGAACGCAAAGACGCGGCTGAGGAACTGAAACAGTACCACGATCAGGTCGAAAAACTGTCACTGGTAGCCAGCAAGACACAGCACTCGGTGATTATTTCCGACGCCCAGGGGCGGATTGAGTGGGTGAACAGCGCATTCAGCGAGTTGACCGGATATGAACTGGCAGAAATCGAAGGCAAAAAACCGGGGGAGATCTTACAGGGCCCAAATACAGACCCGGAAACGACGGCTGTAATGCATGACCATCTGCAACAGCAGAAAAGTGTGGCGGTTGAGATCATTAACTATGATCGGCAGCAGCGAGAATACTGGGTGGAAGTCAAAATCGATCCCGTATTCGATGAGGCGGGGACTTTGGTCAATTTCATCGCGACACAGGTTGATATCACCGCGCGTAAGCAATCGGAGCTGGCATTACGCAAGGCCACCGGTCAGTTCGAGCGGTTACTGACTGCCGACATTTTAGGAATCATGACCTGCCGGCTGGATGGCAGAATCGAACAGATCAACGATGAACTGCTGCGAATTCTGGGCTACAGCTATGAAGATGCCATCGACAACCAACTCAACTGGCAAGAGTTAACGCCGCCCGAGTGGGCACCAATGGACCTGGCCGCGATTGAAGAATTGAGCCAGACGGGACATGCCAAACCGTTCGAGAAAGAGTATCTCCGCAAGGACGGAACACGAATTCCAGTGGTGATTGGCGTGACCATGCTGGACGAAGCGGATGACCTCTGCCTCTGTTTCGTGCTGGATGTGACATCGCAGAAGGCGACCGAAGAAAGTCTCAAAATTGCCAAGCAGACTGCCGAGGAGGCGAGTCGGGCGAAGAGTGAATTTCTGGCCAACATGAGCCATGAACTGCGCACGCCTTTGAATGGCATTATTGGCATGACTGAGCTGCTGGGCCTGACGAAACTCGATCAAAGACAACACCAGTTTGTGGATGCCTGTCGGACCAGTGGGGAATCACTGCTGTATCTGATCAACGATATTCTCGACTTTTCCAAGATTGAAGCCGGGAAGCTGGAACTGGACCAGCAGGCCTTTGACCTCGAAAAGCTGATGATCGATACCGTATCGACCATGGCCTGGCGAGCCGCAGAAAAAGGGCTTGAATTCCCCTATTATGTCGATCCCGCTTCACGGCGTATGCTAAACGGAGACAGCAACCGCCTGCGTCAGGTTCTGGTGAACCTGATTGGAAATGCGGTCAAGTTTACCGAAGCGGGTGAAGTTGTGGTACGTGTTGAATCGGTACGTACCACTCAGGATCAGCTCAGGGCGCGATTCTCGATTTCTGATACCGGTATCGGCATTTCGGAAGAGAAAATCGGCCGCCTGTTTCAGTCGTTTTCACAGGCAGATGCCTCGACGACGCGAAACTATGGGGGCACCGGACTGGGGCTGGCGATCTCGAAGGAAATAGTAGAGCTGATGGGTGGGACCATCGGTATCGAAAGCGAACCGGGTACCGGCTCGACATTCTGGTTTGAGATTCCTTTCCAGGTTATCTCAGATAAGACAGAGACATCACCCCAGACTTCCAGTCTGGAGGGTAAACGGGCTCTGATTGCAGAAGAGAATCAGACCTGGAGACAGATTCTGTGTGAGTACGCGTTGGAGTTAAAGCTGGATGCAGTGGCAGTCAGTACGTTCGCTGAAGTGCAAGAAGCGATCGAAGCCGGTACACAGAACAACGTTGCCTATGATCTGGTGCTGGTGAACTCCGAGCTGGCCGGACCTGATGAGCTGAAGTTATGGAACAGTTCCCGGGAGGGTCTGCCTCACACCGTGCTGCTGCTCAATTCTCTGGAGGACCAGCTGGATTCAGAGCACAAGCGTGAGGTTGACGCGACGATCTGCAAACCACTGCATCGTCGTCAGTTGTTGAGCGTGATCGACGGTGTATTGAACGGCCGAGAGCACGGTGGCCTGAAAACAACGGAGTCTGCAGAGGAATCTCCAAGAAAGGACCAACCGGTACTCCCGGCGGTCCATGTACTGATTGCAGAAGATCAGAGTATCAACCAGATGTATATGGAAGAGCTGTTCAAAGAACTGGGCTGCACCTGTGAAACGGCTCTGAACGGACTCGAAACAATTGAAGCGGTCAAACGAAGTCAATTTGACCTGATTCTGATGGATTGTCAGATGCCGGAGATGGATGGTTTTGAAGCCACGCGACAAATCCGTCAACTGGAGGCAGACGGTATTTTGAGCGGTCACATCCCCATTGTGGCGTTGACCGCGAATGCGGTGAAAGGGGATCGCGAAGTCTGTCTGCAGGCCGGGATGGATGATTATCTCAGTAAGCCGGTTCAGGTGAATCAGATTCGAGAAGTGTTCGCACGACTGCTAGAACAGAAGCCGGATTCTTCTGATTCGTCCCGCGCGGATTGTGATCAGAGCAAGCAGAGCCGTGCCGAGTCGCCGATTAACAGTCAGCAGCTCTGGGAACGCTGTTTTAAAAACCTGGATTTTGCCAACTCATTACTGAACGAACTTGAGGCCGTCGGCCCCGACCGCATCACTGAGATTCAAGAGAATGCCAATCAGAGGAATCTGACAGGAATCGCGGATGCGGCACATGCGTTAAAGGGGACGGCAGGAATTCTGTGTGCCTCTCCGTTATATGACCTTTCTCTCCAGGTCGAGAAGGCCAGTCAGAATGAGTCATACACAGATGATATTAACGAACTGATCAAGCAGGTGGTTGCAGAAATGCAGGAGTGCCTGGACAGCCTGCCTAAACTACGAGAAGAATTTCAATCAATCAACGAGAACGCGAAATGA
- a CDS encoding HD domain-containing phosphohydrolase, whose amino-acid sequence MKQALVIDDDSLARLAIQNTLLEGGYEVLTAGNGQEGLELLSQNQVQLVICDWEMPVMNGIEFCKAVRNSNLNRYIYVIMLTSNNQSEDIISGLHAGADDYVTKPFHPGELLMRANVGQRIIGLESREMTIFALAKLAESRDPETGAHLERVRSYCRVLALQLQKQPRYQNQVDDNFINLVYETSPLHDIGKVAIPDSVLLKPGRLTDSEYELMKTHTLKGAETLAAAVKQFPNARFLQMAHDIALHHHERFDGDGYPYGLAGEAIPLESRIVAVADVYDALTSKRVYKESYSHEMAAEIIQNESGSHFDPEIVAAFLEVEDEFIEIRKNNADCENEEEEARKRCVTAEKRLLLSHGALA is encoded by the coding sequence ATGAAGCAAGCATTAGTAATCGACGACGATTCCCTGGCCCGCCTGGCCATTCAAAACACGCTGCTGGAAGGTGGCTACGAGGTGCTTACAGCCGGTAACGGCCAGGAAGGGCTGGAGCTGTTAAGTCAGAACCAGGTCCAACTGGTGATTTGCGACTGGGAAATGCCGGTCATGAACGGAATCGAGTTCTGTAAGGCAGTCCGGAACAGCAACCTCAACCGTTACATTTACGTGATCATGCTGACTTCCAACAACCAGTCGGAAGATATCATCAGCGGGTTACACGCAGGCGCCGATGACTACGTGACGAAGCCGTTTCATCCGGGAGAGCTCCTGATGCGGGCGAATGTGGGGCAGCGGATTATTGGCCTGGAAAGTCGTGAAATGACGATCTTCGCCCTGGCCAAACTGGCAGAGTCGCGCGATCCGGAAACTGGTGCGCACCTGGAGCGGGTACGTTCCTACTGTCGGGTACTGGCTCTGCAGTTGCAGAAACAGCCCCGGTATCAGAACCAGGTGGATGACAACTTCATCAACCTGGTCTATGAGACCAGCCCGCTACACGACATCGGCAAAGTTGCGATCCCCGACAGTGTGCTGTTAAAACCGGGACGCTTGACGGACAGTGAGTACGAACTGATGAAGACACATACGCTGAAAGGCGCGGAAACGTTAGCGGCTGCAGTGAAGCAGTTCCCGAATGCCCGTTTCCTGCAGATGGCGCATGACATTGCCCTGCATCACCATGAGAGGTTTGACGGTGATGGTTATCCGTATGGACTGGCCGGGGAAGCGATTCCGCTGGAAAGCCGGATTGTCGCCGTGGCGGATGTGTATGACGCGCTGACTTCCAAGCGGGTCTACAAAGAGTCTTATTCCCATGAAATGGCCGCAGAAATCATTCAGAACGAATCCGGAAGTCATTTCGATCCGGAGATCGTCGCCGCATTTCTGGAAGTGGAAGACGAGTTCATCGAGATCCGAAAAAATAATGCCGACTGCGAGAACGAGGAAGAAGAAGCCCGCAAACGTTGCGTCACCGCCGAAAAACGGTTGTTACTCTCGCACGGTGCCCTGGCATAG
- a CDS encoding sulfatase yields the protein MTRPNILWYCTDQQRFDTIGALGNAYVKTPVVDSLVAEGVAFTHAYCQSPICTPSRASFMSGLYPSRLHNTRNGNDTFPDWPPLISKLIAESGYLCGLIGKFHLVSAGHRAEPRLDDGFTVWQHSHAPRDDWPAGTHDYADWVRAQGKSLDDMRNRKENVDPEYHQTKWASDRAIEFIEQDHQQPWLLNINVYDPHPPFTPPEKYAQLFDPTAMPGPHFEQSDKATQELLSRVDFQPVTMSTEISELKKVQALYYAMIAQIDDQFARILSALESTGQRDNTVIIFTSDHGETLGDHGLVQKGCRFYEGLIRVPLIFSWPGHFVANQRATGLVELLDLSATLLDLTEVPIPDYHQGQSLLPVLTGEQTGAHIRESVRCEYFDALDPFFTGGEGSFATMYRDDRYKLSLYHDKNLGELYDLQTDPWEHHNLWDDPAHQAAKHELILASFNSHVVLTTDVGSRRIAPM from the coding sequence ATGACGCGCCCTAATATTTTATGGTATTGCACCGACCAGCAACGGTTTGACACGATTGGTGCACTGGGGAACGCGTATGTGAAAACGCCCGTGGTTGATTCACTCGTGGCAGAGGGTGTCGCCTTTACACACGCTTATTGTCAAAGTCCCATCTGTACGCCCAGCAGGGCAAGTTTCATGAGCGGCTTGTATCCCTCGCGCTTACACAATACCAGAAATGGCAACGATACCTTTCCTGACTGGCCTCCCCTGATCAGCAAGCTCATCGCCGAGAGTGGTTACCTGTGCGGGTTGATTGGAAAATTTCATTTAGTGAGCGCCGGCCATCGCGCGGAACCTCGGCTGGATGATGGTTTCACAGTCTGGCAGCACAGCCATGCTCCGCGTGATGACTGGCCTGCAGGCACACACGATTATGCCGACTGGGTGCGTGCACAAGGTAAAAGCCTGGATGACATGCGGAACAGAAAAGAGAATGTGGACCCCGAATACCATCAGACAAAGTGGGCCTCTGATCGGGCGATCGAATTTATCGAACAGGATCATCAACAACCCTGGTTGCTGAATATCAATGTCTATGACCCGCACCCTCCATTTACACCTCCTGAAAAATATGCGCAGCTGTTCGACCCGACCGCGATGCCCGGCCCCCATTTTGAGCAGTCTGACAAGGCGACCCAGGAACTGCTTTCCCGCGTTGATTTTCAGCCAGTCACGATGTCTACGGAAATCAGTGAGCTGAAAAAAGTTCAGGCACTGTATTACGCCATGATTGCTCAAATCGACGATCAGTTTGCGCGGATCCTGAGCGCATTGGAATCAACAGGACAGCGAGACAATACGGTCATCATTTTCACTTCAGATCATGGTGAGACGTTAGGAGATCACGGGCTGGTACAGAAGGGATGTCGATTTTATGAAGGATTGATCCGGGTCCCATTGATTTTCTCCTGGCCGGGACACTTTGTGGCCAACCAGCGGGCCACCGGGCTTGTGGAATTACTCGATCTTTCTGCCACCTTACTCGATCTAACCGAGGTTCCCATCCCAGACTATCATCAGGGGCAGAGCCTGCTCCCTGTACTCACGGGCGAACAGACAGGCGCACACATTCGCGAGAGTGTTCGCTGTGAATATTTTGACGCACTCGATCCGTTTTTCACGGGCGGAGAAGGCAGTTTTGCGACCATGTATCGCGACGACCGCTATAAATTATCTCTGTATCACGATAAGAATCTGGGCGAGCTTTACGATTTACAAACGGACCCCTGGGAACACCACAACCTCTGGGACGACCCGGCACATCAGGCTGCTAAACACGAGTTAATCTTAGCGAGCTTTAACAGCCATGTCGTCTTAACAACCGATGTGGGCTCCAGGCGGATTGCCCCGATGTGA
- a CDS encoding tripartite tricarboxylate transporter substrate-binding protein, producing the protein MDAIQNTIVQLSSPLSLTLIVVGTSLGIFVGAIPGLTGAMLIALTLPLTFTLDPQLAMTLLVSMYVGSISGGLITGTLLRMPGTPASVMTTLDGYPMTQQGQPGRALGLGIYASLVGGLISCVFLISLSAPIARWSTQLGPFEYFSLVMMALVLIATIDGASLSRSLFSGTLGILAAMPGISAATGEVRLTFGFTPLNAGFKLLPVLIGLFAINQVLRDIANIDQNVPRVSVTHRGLWLTFADWKNQWVNMLRSSLIGTFIGILPGIGANIGSIAAYSAARNSSKTPEQFGSGSAEGIIASEAANNATVGGALIPLVAMGIPGSVIDAILLGALVLHGLQPGPRLFSEHPELVHTIMGTYFLANLVMFAVMIASVGFLAKLVRFPRPYLLPIILTFCIAGAFALSNRMFDVWVMLGFGLLGLVLERNRIPLAPFVIGFVLGPIAEENLSAGLMSSQGNWLPIVTRPISLLFVVISALLLFVPLVRQFRKKRNGKQATLKDNTAEEASSIPASETENETGEHTSHSVWSRFGLPVWHTTAVLAIMGMLVFLYSGFFTNQQGLTPFPQRPIQAVVPFSAGGGTDLFARIIQKSITEDQLLKQPVVIINQPGGSGTIGSRYVKQARPNGYRILCNHEGIITSKYSGKVNFGPEAFEPIAQTGEINLVVAVQKNAPYKNLAELLHDSERHPGEVQFGTNFGALAHFAAKKIEQASGGEYFNYVQSGDGQKRYTMLIGGHIDATIFSLAEFLSYQGDGQIRALAVLSDKRQSALPEVATAREQQIDAVVGNSFYWWAPEGTPQERIDLLADVLEQAMQSDSVQKSLQALSIEPVFYRGEKLDEHISQSEKKFSELVSGSTVRLPDFPFYIILATLFLMSIIVVQGIFLSPTPSVNSPSSSKPRIWLAVCCFVLLCCYVLVLEQSWLNYWLATALMIAVTGGTMAKWKPSYLPVLIELALLTGLGTEIVFTSVFSVVLP; encoded by the coding sequence ATGGATGCGATTCAAAACACAATTGTTCAATTATCTTCACCTCTCAGCCTGACGCTGATTGTAGTGGGAACATCGCTTGGTATTTTCGTGGGGGCGATTCCCGGGTTAACCGGTGCCATGTTGATCGCACTCACGTTGCCGTTGACGTTTACGCTCGATCCTCAACTGGCGATGACTTTGTTAGTGAGTATGTATGTGGGATCCATCAGTGGTGGATTGATTACCGGCACACTCCTGCGAATGCCCGGCACGCCTGCCTCTGTGATGACAACGCTTGATGGTTACCCCATGACGCAACAGGGGCAGCCCGGCCGTGCGCTGGGGCTGGGGATTTATGCCTCCCTGGTGGGTGGTTTAATTTCCTGTGTGTTTTTAATCTCCTTATCTGCACCGATTGCCCGCTGGTCAACACAGCTGGGGCCTTTCGAATATTTCTCGCTGGTAATGATGGCTCTGGTGTTGATCGCGACCATTGATGGCGCATCGCTCTCGCGCTCACTCTTTTCGGGAACATTGGGAATATTGGCAGCCATGCCGGGGATTTCCGCAGCCACTGGTGAGGTACGACTCACTTTCGGGTTCACTCCGCTCAATGCTGGTTTCAAGTTGTTGCCCGTTTTAATTGGATTGTTTGCGATCAATCAGGTGCTGCGCGACATTGCGAATATTGATCAAAACGTTCCGCGCGTCTCAGTAACACACAGGGGGCTGTGGCTGACATTCGCAGATTGGAAAAATCAATGGGTGAATATGTTGCGGTCTTCTCTGATTGGAACATTTATTGGAATTCTTCCCGGCATTGGTGCCAACATCGGCTCGATCGCCGCTTATTCCGCCGCCAGAAACAGTTCTAAGACTCCGGAACAATTCGGTTCCGGTTCTGCTGAGGGAATTATTGCTTCCGAAGCCGCCAATAATGCGACGGTCGGCGGCGCTTTGATTCCACTCGTGGCAATGGGTATCCCCGGCAGTGTGATCGATGCGATTCTGCTCGGTGCATTAGTTCTACATGGATTGCAACCGGGGCCGCGATTATTCAGCGAACATCCCGAACTCGTGCATACGATTATGGGAACCTATTTTCTGGCAAACCTGGTCATGTTTGCGGTGATGATAGCATCCGTCGGTTTTCTGGCAAAACTGGTGCGGTTCCCACGCCCTTATTTGTTGCCCATTATTCTCACCTTTTGCATTGCCGGAGCATTTGCACTGTCGAACCGCATGTTCGATGTCTGGGTGATGCTCGGTTTCGGGCTGTTGGGACTGGTATTAGAGCGAAACCGCATCCCATTGGCCCCCTTTGTCATTGGTTTCGTCTTAGGACCGATTGCGGAAGAAAATCTGTCCGCCGGGCTGATGTCATCACAGGGGAACTGGCTACCAATCGTCACCCGCCCCATTTCTTTACTCTTTGTCGTCATCTCAGCCTTATTGCTGTTTGTGCCGCTCGTGCGTCAGTTTCGAAAAAAACGGAACGGCAAACAAGCAACCTTAAAAGACAATACTGCTGAAGAGGCGAGCAGCATCCCTGCGTCAGAAACAGAGAATGAGACTGGGGAGCATACTTCTCACTCAGTCTGGAGTCGATTCGGTTTACCTGTCTGGCATACGACTGCGGTGCTGGCGATTATGGGCATGCTCGTCTTTTTGTATTCCGGCTTCTTTACGAATCAACAGGGACTGACACCGTTTCCGCAACGCCCTATTCAGGCTGTCGTGCCGTTTTCTGCAGGAGGTGGCACGGACCTGTTTGCCAGAATCATTCAAAAGTCAATCACCGAGGACCAGCTGCTGAAACAACCAGTCGTCATCATCAATCAGCCGGGGGGCAGTGGTACGATTGGGAGCCGCTATGTCAAACAGGCGCGGCCTAATGGATACAGAATACTCTGTAATCATGAAGGGATTATTACCTCGAAATACTCCGGAAAAGTGAACTTTGGTCCGGAGGCTTTCGAGCCGATTGCGCAGACGGGAGAGATCAATCTGGTGGTTGCCGTGCAGAAAAATGCCCCATACAAAAATCTGGCTGAGCTATTGCATGATTCTGAGAGGCATCCGGGTGAAGTTCAATTCGGAACCAATTTCGGGGCCCTCGCCCATTTCGCTGCCAAAAAGATAGAACAGGCATCGGGGGGCGAATATTTTAATTATGTGCAATCGGGAGATGGGCAAAAGCGATACACCATGCTCATTGGTGGCCATATCGATGCTACCATATTTTCGCTGGCAGAATTTCTGTCCTATCAGGGAGACGGGCAGATTCGCGCTTTGGCAGTCTTGTCTGACAAGAGGCAATCCGCTCTGCCGGAGGTTGCGACGGCGCGCGAACAGCAGATCGATGCCGTAGTGGGTAACTCGTTTTACTGGTGGGCACCTGAAGGGACTCCACAGGAGCGAATTGATCTGCTGGCAGATGTACTGGAACAGGCGATGCAATCTGATTCGGTGCAGAAAAGTTTGCAGGCGTTATCGATTGAACCGGTGTTTTATCGGGGCGAGAAACTAGATGAGCACATCAGCCAGAGTGAGAAGAAATTCAGCGAACTGGTTTCCGGCTCAACAGTTCGACTGCCTGATTTTCCTTTCTACATTATTCTGGCGACGCTGTTTTTGATGAGCATCATCGTTGTACAGGGAATCTTTCTCAGCCCAACACCGTCAGTAAATAGTCCCTCAAGCAGCAAGCCGCGCATCTGGCTGGCCGTTTGTTGTTTTGTACTGCTTTGCTGTTATGTACTGGTGTTAGAGCAGAGCTGGCTCAATTACTGGTTGGCGACGGCATTGATGATTGCAGTCACGGGAGGAACTATGGCAAAATGGAAACCGAGCTATCTGCCAGTTCTTATCGAACTCGCTTTGTTGACTGGTCTGGGGACAGAAATAGTGTTCACATCAGTCTTTTCTGTTGTACTCCCCTAA